TGCGCATCCACCTGCCCACGGTGCTCGCCGTGACGTGCGCCGAGCTGGTGCTGTGCGCGGGCCTGGGGCTGCTGTCTCCGGCCGTGTTCCGCCGGCTCGTCTTCACGCACCCGTTCTCCTGGGCCGCCGCGCCGCTGCTGCGCTGGCCCGCCTTCCGGCGCCGCTTCTTCGCCACGCATGTCCGGCAGGTCCGCCGCCGGGTGGACGTGGCCTCCGCCCAGGCGAATGGCGAGGTCTTCGTGGAGCTCTCCTCGCACGTCACCGAGTACGCCGGGCCTGGAGTCGCGCCCTCGTCCTCGGAGCGCACGGCCGAGGAGCTGTGTGGGCTGCTCACGCGCGAGCGCGCGCACCTGCTCATCCAGTGCGCGGGCGGCCGCGGGAAGAGCGCGCTCCTGAGGCGGCTGGTGCGGCTGTCGCTGGAGCACTTCGAGAAGCAGCCGTCCTCGCCGCTGCCCGTGTTCATCGATCCGGCGGCGGAGGACCTGGAGACGGCCGCGAAGGAGGCGCTGCAGGACCTGGGGTTGCCGGAGGAGCTGCGGGACGTGCTGCTGGAGTCGGGGGACTTCTTCCTGGTGCTGGACGGCCTCACCGAGTCGAAGCTGGAGCCGGAGGCGCTGCGCCGCTACCTGGAGCGGGAGATGGGGCTGCACGCGCCGGTGCTGCTGTCGGCGAGGCCCAATGAGGCATACCGGACGGCGATGGCGCACGCGCTGCGGTGGATGGCGGTGGAGCCGAAGCGGCTGGACGCGGCGGGGCTGGAGCGCTTCCAGGCGGCGTACCCGGGTGCGGATGGCAAGCCGGTGCCGCTCTCCGAGTCCCTGCTGCGCATCTGCCGGGGGCGCGCGGCGGATGGGTCGTACGTGCCCATCCTCGTGCGCCTGGCGCTGCGCTTTGGCGGGGGAGGGGTGGACAGCGTCATCAACCTCTACCGGGCGGTGTTCGCGGGGTTGTTGAAGAAGGCGCCGGACGACGCGGAGACCTCGGAGATGCTGGGCTTCGCGGAGGCGCTGTGCCTGGGCAGCTACTGGCGGCATCGCAGCCGGCTCATCGTCTTCCGCGACAGCCCGGACGAGGCGAAGCTGAGGGTGCTGTTGGACGCGGGGCTGCTGGTGGCGGCGGACGCGAGGCCGGGCGCGGTGCCCACGCACGTGCGCTTCTTCCACGACTCGATGCAGAGCTACCTCACGGCGCGGGCGCTGTACGCGCAACACGCCGCCCAGGAGCGGTGGGACTGCCTGTGGCGCGCGGCGGGCGAGCCGGGCTTCGCGCGGGAGCAGTCGGACCTGATGACGGAGGCGGGCTCGGAGCTGTTCCAGATGTGCTCGTACGTCTTCGGCTACGACGCGCGGCTGAAGGCCGAGCTGCTGCGGCACCTGGAGCAGTGCGCGGAGGCGAACGACGAGCGGCTGAACAAGGAGGGCATCCTGGCGGCGGTGCCGGAGGAGCTGCGGCCCACGTTGCGCAAGTCGGTCCGGGTGCTGTCGCCGGGGCTGCTGCTGAGCGAGGCGGGCCGCGTCTGCGGAGAGCACACGGACGGGGAGGCCCTCTTCCTGCTGTACGCGCGGATCGCCCCCCTGGCGTGGCCCTGGAAGCCCGAGGAGGCGAGTCCGGCACGGTCGCAAGAGGACGCGAACGCGGCGTAATCCCCCCCTCATCCCCACCGAGCCTCCCTACCCGAGCATCCCCTCCCTCGCCCTCCGGGAGAGGGTCGGGGTGAGGGTATCTCGTGTCCAGAGTTCCCCACTCGAGTCCCCACTCGCGTAGACCGAGACCCACAGGGGTTCACCGGGAGCCCGCGAGTGACTACGGATGGGGCCCACACCCGTGCCCGTCACCCTGCCAGCCCATGCCGCCGCGGTGCTTCCGTTCTTCCGGCTGTGCCGGAGGGGAGTGCTGCCCACGGCGCTCGTCGTCGGAGCCTGTGCGCCGGACCTCTCCTACGTGTACGCGGTGCGCGAGCTCGGTGACTACGCGCACGAGTTCCCCGGCTTCGTCCTCTTCTGCGTGCCCGTGGGGCTCGGGGTGCTGGTGTGGCTGGAGGCGCTCATCCTGCCCTCACTGAAGCGCGCCCTGCCCGAGCTCCTGGGTGTGCAGTGGGGCCGCTTCGCGCGCACCGACGGCCTGCCCCGAGCGCCACTTACCTGGGTGGCCACGGTGGCGGCGCTGGTGCTCGGCGCGAGCACCCACCTGCTCTGGGATGGCTTCACCCACGCCAGCATGTGGCCCGCGGAGGTGCTCTACCCGGACGTCCAGGTCCCCGTGGGGAGCAGGGAGCTGCCGCTGGCCCGGGTCCTCCAGCACGCCTCCTCGCTGGTGGGCTCGCTGGTGGTGCTCGGCTACATGGCGAGCCGCTACCGGCACCTGGAGCCCGTGCCGGGAGGCTCCTGGGCGGACGGCCTCCGCGTGCTGGTGCCCACGGCGGCGGGGGCCGTGCTGGGACTGGTGCTGCGGCTCTCCCGCTTCCAGGACATGGGGGCGCTGGAGGCGCAGCTGTGGTGGGCCTTCTGGCCCACGGTGACGGGAGCGCTCGCGGGGCTCACCGTGGGGTGCGCGCTCGTCCGGTGGCGCCAGCCCTCATGAGCGGAGGTGTTCCACCTGTTCCAGGGCCCGCTGCAACTGGGGCAGCGCATACGGCTTGGGCAGCATCACCGCGCCCTCCAGCCGCTCGGCGCCCCCGGTGAACACCGCGTTCCCGAGCCCCGAGGCGATGATGATGCCCATGCCGGGCCGGTGCCGGACCGCCTCCCGGGCCAGCTCCACTCCCGACGAGCCCGGCAGCGTCACATCCGTGAAGAGCACGCCGAAGCCACCGTCCTCCAGGGCCGTCCGGGCCTCTTCCGCGCTCGACACCGCCAGCACGTCGAAGCCCAGCAGGTCCAGCAGCTCGCACGCCGAGGCGCGGATGTCCTCGTCGTCCTCCACCAGCAGCACGCGCTGCCGCCGGGGGGTCTCCTTCGCCGCGCGGGGGTCCGGCTTCCGAGCGCGGTTGTCGAGCAACTGCCGCACCTTGCGCGCCATGTCCTCGCGGCGGTGGGGCTTGCTCAGCAGGTGGACGCCCGGGTCGAGCCGCCCTCCCGTCGCGATGGTGTCCTCGGTGTAGCCGGAGGTGAAGAGCACCTCGAGCTCCGGCAGCAGCTCGCGGGCGCGCCGGGCCAGCTCGGCGCCGCGGACCGGGCCCGGCATCACCACGTCGGTGAACAACAGGTCCACGGGGATGCCGCTCTGGAGGATGGCCAGCGCGCTCTGCCCATCGGCGGCCTTGAGCACGCGGTAGCCCAGCTCCGTCAGCATCTCCACCACCGTGGCGCGCACCTCGGCGTTGTCCTCCACCACCAGGACGGTCTCGTCTCCTCCCTCGATGGGGCCGGTGGACGGCTCGGCGGGCACCGTCTCCTCGGCCTGCAGCGCGCGGGGCAGGTACAGCTCGATCGTCGTGCCGTGCCCCACCTGGCTGGAGAGCTGGATGTGGCCACCGCTCTGTTTGACGAAGCCATACACCATGCTCAGGCCGAGCCCCGTGCCGCGGCCCTCGGGCTTGGTGGTGAAGAAGGGCTCGAAGACGCGCTCCAGCACCTCCGGGGGCATGCCGCAGCCGGTGTCGGAGACGGCCAGGAGCACGTACTCCCCGGGCAGCACCTCCGGGTGCAGCCGGGCATCGTGCTCATCCAGCCGGGCGTTGCGCGCTTCGATCTTCAGCGTACCGCCCTCGGGCATGGCATCCCGGGCGTTGATGGCCAGGTTGAGGAGGACGTTCTCGAGCTGGTTGGGGTCGGCGAACGTGTTCCACAGGCCGCCAGGCATGACGGTCTCCACCTGGATGCTCTCACCCAGGGGGCGCCGCAGCATGTCATCCATGCCACGCACGAGCCGGCCCACGTTGAAGACGAGCGGCTGGAGGGGCTGGCGGCGCGCGAAGGCGAGCAGATGGGAGGCGAGCCGGGCACCCCGCTCCACGGCTCCGACGGCGGTCCGCAGGCGGCTCTGGGCGCGCGCGTTGCCGGCCATGTCGCGCTGCAGGAGCTGGAGGTTGCCGCCGATGACCTGCAGCAGGTTGTTGAAGTCGTGCGCCACGCCGCCGGTGAGCTGGCCCACGGCCTCCATCTTCTGCGATTGACGCAGCTGCTCCTCGGTGTGGCGCTGCTCGGTGATGTCGCGCGCGACGGCGTAGAGCACCCCGTCCTCGGGCACGGGCACCGCCGTCCAGGAGAGGCGGCGGTAGGTGCCGTTGCGGTGCCGCAAGGCGTTCTCGAAGCGCAGCGTCCGGTTGCCCGCGGCCAGTCTCTCCACCTCGGCCCGCGTCTTCTCCTGGTCGTCGGGGTGCTCCATCCAGGCGGACGTCTTGCCCAGCAGCTCCTCCTCGGTCCAGCCGAGCAGCGCGGTCCACGCCGGATTGACGCTGAGGTACCTGCCCTCCAGGTCCGCCACCAGCAGCAGGTCCTGCGAGACATTCCAGATGCGGTCCCGCTCGCGCGTGCGCTGCTCGACCCGCTGCGCGAGCAACGCGTTGGCCCGCCGCAGCTCCTCCATCACCTTGACGCGCGCGCACGCCGTCCAGATGCGATCGGCGACGTCGCGGATGAACTCGCACTCCTCCGGGGACCAGTCACGCACCACCGGGTCATGCAGGAACAGGACGGCGGACAAACGCCCGTGCTCCATCAGCGGCACGTTGAGCAGGGCCCGGATGCCGAAGGACAGCAGCCTGTCCGCGCCCAGGACCGACCTCGGGTCCTTCTCGACGTCCGGGATGATGACCGTCTCGCCCCGCTCGAGGTTCTCGTGGTGGCCGTAATCGTTGAACCTGTGCTCGCCGGCCACGCTGGCGATGGCGGGACCGGAGACCCAGTCCCGCTCGACCTCGAAGAGCCGCCGGGCCGCGTCGAACGTCCCGTAGCCGGCGCGCGCCACGCCGAAGAGGCGCCCGACGAGCTCCATGGCCGTGGCGGCGATGCGGGCCGTGTCGCTCAGGTCCCTCAGGCGGTCACCCAGCTCGACGAGGGCGGACTGGCGCAGCTCCGCCTTCTTGCGCTCGTGGATGTTGAGCAGCACGCCGGGGAAGCGCAGCGGCCTGCCGTCGGCGGCGAGCTCACAGTGGCCGTTGGCTTCGATCCACAGGTAGGAGCCGTCGAGCTGCCGGACGCGGTACTCGGCGCGGTAGGAGCCGCCGGTCTCCGCCGTCCGGGAGACCAACGCCAGGATCCGCGCGCTGTCCTCGGGATGGATGGACTCCGCGACCACGCTGAGCGGCAGACCCCGGGCGGCCTGCTCCGGATCGATGGAGAAGGAGCGCGCGAAGCGCTCATCGGCGGTGAAGCGGTCGGCGGGGATGTCCCAGACCCAGGTGCCCATCACCGCGCCCGCGTTGAGCGCGAGCTGGAGCCGCTCATTGGCTTGCCGCAGCGCGTCCTCGGCCTGCTTGCGGTGGGTCACGTCCTGGACGGCCCCCCGGAGCCGGACGGGCCTGCCCTCGGCATCGCGGAGGAACTCGGCCCGCCGGGAGATCCACCGCGGCTCGCCGGTGTCATGCCGGCGGATCCGGTAGTCGACGGCGGTCCGCGCGAAGCCCTGGGTTCGCGACTCGGTGGTCGAGGCGATGTGCCGGTCCTCGGGGTGGACGAGCGCCTCGATGGCGGTCACCGGCATCACGTCCACGGTGTCGAGGCCGTACAGGCGGCAGAACTCCGGGGTCACGGTCATCAGATCCGTGGAGATCTCCACCGTGAACAGGCCGACGCCCCCCGCTTCCTGGGCGAGGCGCAGCTGTTCGTTTCTCTCCTGGAGGCATTCCTCGGCTTCCAGGGCGTTTTCGATGTCGGACGGGGAGATGCGCATGGAGGTGATGCCGGAGAGGCAGCGTCGAGAAGACTGTTGCCGTGCAACCCCTCGAGGCGCAAGAGGGGAAGCGGCTGGACGTGTCTTCAGGCACGGAGTGGGGGCCCCCGGTTTCCCCCATTCGTCCGGAGAACAACGCTGCCCACGTCCGGCCGTGTGATGCACCTCCGGCAAGACCTCAGCGCTTGAAGGTATCCACCGCCTGACGGCCCACCGCGGGGTCGTCGGTGAAGAACCCGTCGATGCCCGTCTCGAGGTACTTCTGGATCTCCGTGATGGAGCCGGAGGTGCTGCGGGTGGTGTCATCTCCCTGCGCCTTGAGCGGCGCGGGCAGGAAGGCATTCTCCGGCCGGAAGGTGTACGGGAACACGACCAGCCCGGCGGCGTGGGCGTTGCGCACCAGGTCCGTCGGCTTCTCGAAGTGGCCCTCGCTGTCCACGTTGAGGATGGTCAGCTTGTAGGGCCCGACGCCCTGGGCATACTTCGCGACCTCCTTCATGCCCGCCTCGGTCATCAGCTCGTTGTAGGTGCGCGAGTCTCCGGCGGCGACGAAGTCATAGGGCTTCTTGTCGCGGGCATCCATCAGCTGCACCAGCTTCCAGTTCGGCTGCGAGTTGCCGAGCTTCTGGCGCAGGGCCTTGAGGTTGGCCACCTCGAAGGACTGGATGTAGACGGTGGCCTTGCTCTGGGAGAATGCGTTGGCCCGCAGGGTCTCGACGAGCTTGTCCTCGAGGGGCAGCCCCACGGACTGGAAGTACGTGGGGTGCTTGGTCTCGGGGTAGAGGTGGATGGTGCGGCCGGTGCTGGCCGACAGCTCCTGGGCCAGGGTGATGACCTCGGCGAGCGTGGGGATCTCGAACTGGTCGTTGTACGTCTTGTTGGCCGGGCGGGCCTGGGGGATGCGCTCGCGGGCACGCAGCTCCTTGAGCTCGGCGAGCGTGAAGTCCTCGGTGAACCAGCCGGTGAGCTCCGCGCCGTCGATCATCTTCTTGGTCTTGCGGTCCGCGAACTTGGGGATGTCGGCCACGTTGGTGGTGCCGGAGATTTCATTCTCGTGACGGGCCACGAGCACGCCGTCCTTCGTCGACACCAGGTCGGGCTCGATGATGTCCGCGCCGTCCTCGACGGCCTTGCGGTAGGCCTCCAGGGTGTGCTCCGGCCGGAGCGCGCTGGCACCGCGGTGGCCCACCACGAGCACCTTGTCCACGATGGGGGCCGAGAGATCGGCGCAGCCCGTCATCGAGAAGGCGCACGCCGCCGCGAGGACGGACGAGCGAAGGGAGGAGAAGCGGGAAAGGTGACGGCGAGGGGAGTGCGAGAGCAGGGGAGTCTCCGGGGTCGTGACGCGGACGTCGTGAGGGTCCCGGCAGGTAGCACCCGGAAATGACAGGCGGGTGAACAGCGAGGAAACAGAGCGTCAAACTGTTCAGTCCACGTGAATGGCCGCTGGTAGGGTTCGCGCACCATGAACCTCCGAACCCTCACCCCCCTGCTCGTGTCGCTGCTGACAGGCGCTCCGGCGGCGCTCGCCCAGTCCGCCCAGCCCGCGGCCCCGCCCGCCCAGAAGCCCGCCGCCCAGGCCCCCTCCACGGTGCCGGGTGTCACCGCGCTGCCCGGCCAGCCCAACCTGCTCGCCAGCGGCGTGCCCGAGATTCCTCCCGAGCTGCGCAAGCGCGTGCTGCAGTACCTCGAGACGCGCTCGGCGAACCTGATGGACGTGAGCCGCGACGGCAAGCAGGTGCTCATCTCCACCCGCTTCTCGGACACCAACCAGCTCCACCTGGTGGAGCAGCCCCTGGGCGCCCGCTTCCAGCTCACCTTCACGCCGGAGCCCATCAACGCCGCGGCCTTCCACCCCAAGGACTCCAACGCCCTCTTCTTCATGCAGGACGTGGGCGGCGGCGAGTTCTACCAGCTGTTCCGGTTCGATCGGCGCAACGGCCGCTCCGAGCTGCTCACCGACGGCAAGAGCCGCCACGAGGTGCTCCTGCTCTCGGAGGATGGCAAGTGGCTCGCCTACGGGGGCACGGGCCGCAACGGCAAGGACACCGACGTCTACGTGGCGCCCACGGACAACCCCAAGCAGGCCCGCCGCCTCACCGAGGCCGAGGGCTCCTGGTACCCCGGCGACTTCTCGCGCGACGGCTCCCGGCTGCTCGTCCTCCAGTACCGCGCCGCCGATGACTCCGACCTGCACGTGGTGGACATGAAGACGGGCGAGCGCCGCCAGCTCACCCCCAAGGAGGGCAAGGGCAGCATCAACGGCGCCCTCTTCACCCCGGATGGCAAGAGCGTCTACGTCGTCACCGACCGCTACAGCGACTTCACCGAGCTCTACAAGCTGGAGCTCGACAAGGCCCCCTCCACCTCCGCGCCCCCGTCCCTCACGAAGTCCATCCGCTGGAACGTGGAGGGCATCGCGCTCTCCGAGGATGGCAAGACGCTCGCCGTGAGCATGAACGAGGACGGCTACAGCCGGCTGTACCTCATGGACACGAAGCGCGGCTCGCTCTCGCCGGTGGAGCTGCCCCGGGGCGTGATGACGCACTTCACCTTCCCCCGCGGACGCTCGGACGTGCTCGTCTATGGCATCACCACCTCGAAGTCGCCCGCGG
The sequence above is drawn from the Archangium gephyra genome and encodes:
- a CDS encoding DUF4184 family protein, coding for MGPTPVPVTLPAHAAAVLPFFRLCRRGVLPTALVVGACAPDLSYVYAVRELGDYAHEFPGFVLFCVPVGLGVLVWLEALILPSLKRALPELLGVQWGRFARTDGLPRAPLTWVATVAALVLGASTHLLWDGFTHASMWPAEVLYPDVQVPVGSRELPLARVLQHASSLVGSLVVLGYMASRYRHLEPVPGGSWADGLRVLVPTAAGAVLGLVLRLSRFQDMGALEAQLWWAFWPTVTGALAGLTVGCALVRWRQPS
- a CDS encoding PAS domain-containing protein, which produces MRISPSDIENALEAEECLQERNEQLRLAQEAGGVGLFTVEISTDLMTVTPEFCRLYGLDTVDVMPVTAIEALVHPEDRHIASTTESRTQGFARTAVDYRIRRHDTGEPRWISRRAEFLRDAEGRPVRLRGAVQDVTHRKQAEDALRQANERLQLALNAGAVMGTWVWDIPADRFTADERFARSFSIDPEQAARGLPLSVVAESIHPEDSARILALVSRTAETGGSYRAEYRVRQLDGSYLWIEANGHCELAADGRPLRFPGVLLNIHERKKAELRQSALVELGDRLRDLSDTARIAATAMELVGRLFGVARAGYGTFDAARRLFEVERDWVSGPAIASVAGEHRFNDYGHHENLERGETVIIPDVEKDPRSVLGADRLLSFGIRALLNVPLMEHGRLSAVLFLHDPVVRDWSPEECEFIRDVADRIWTACARVKVMEELRRANALLAQRVEQRTRERDRIWNVSQDLLLVADLEGRYLSVNPAWTALLGWTEEELLGKTSAWMEHPDDQEKTRAEVERLAAGNRTLRFENALRHRNGTYRRLSWTAVPVPEDGVLYAVARDITEQRHTEEQLRQSQKMEAVGQLTGGVAHDFNNLLQVIGGNLQLLQRDMAGNARAQSRLRTAVGAVERGARLASHLLAFARRQPLQPLVFNVGRLVRGMDDMLRRPLGESIQVETVMPGGLWNTFADPNQLENVLLNLAINARDAMPEGGTLKIEARNARLDEHDARLHPEVLPGEYVLLAVSDTGCGMPPEVLERVFEPFFTTKPEGRGTGLGLSMVYGFVKQSGGHIQLSSQVGHGTTIELYLPRALQAEETVPAEPSTGPIEGGDETVLVVEDNAEVRATVVEMLTELGYRVLKAADGQSALAILQSGIPVDLLFTDVVMPGPVRGAELARRARELLPELEVLFTSGYTEDTIATGGRLDPGVHLLSKPHRREDMARKVRQLLDNRARKPDPRAAKETPRRQRVLLVEDDEDIRASACELLDLLGFDVLAVSSAEEARTALEDGGFGVLFTDVTLPGSSGVELAREAVRHRPGMGIIIASGLGNAVFTGGAERLEGAVMLPKPYALPQLQRALEQVEHLRS
- a CDS encoding glycerophosphodiester phosphodiesterase, with the protein product MTGCADLSAPIVDKVLVVGHRGASALRPEHTLEAYRKAVEDGADIIEPDLVSTKDGVLVARHENEISGTTNVADIPKFADRKTKKMIDGAELTGWFTEDFTLAELKELRARERIPQARPANKTYNDQFEIPTLAEVITLAQELSASTGRTIHLYPETKHPTYFQSVGLPLEDKLVETLRANAFSQSKATVYIQSFEVANLKALRQKLGNSQPNWKLVQLMDARDKKPYDFVAAGDSRTYNELMTEAGMKEVAKYAQGVGPYKLTILNVDSEGHFEKPTDLVRNAHAAGLVVFPYTFRPENAFLPAPLKAQGDDTTRSTSGSITEIQKYLETGIDGFFTDDPAVGRQAVDTFKR
- a CDS encoding S9 family peptidase; translation: MNLRTLTPLLVSLLTGAPAALAQSAQPAAPPAQKPAAQAPSTVPGVTALPGQPNLLASGVPEIPPELRKRVLQYLETRSANLMDVSRDGKQVLISTRFSDTNQLHLVEQPLGARFQLTFTPEPINAAAFHPKDSNALFFMQDVGGGEFYQLFRFDRRNGRSELLTDGKSRHEVLLLSEDGKWLAYGGTGRNGKDTDVYVAPTDNPKQARRLTEAEGSWYPGDFSRDGSRLLVLQYRAADDSDLHVVDMKTGERRQLTPKEGKGSINGALFTPDGKSVYVVTDRYSDFTELYKLELDKAPSTSAPPSLTKSIRWNVEGIALSEDGKTLAVSMNEDGYSRLYLMDTKRGSLSPVELPRGVMTHFTFPRGRSDVLVYGITTSKSPADVYMLDLRSKKSTRWTRSEVGGLDTDTFVEPELVRYKAKDGVEVPAFLYLPRERKGKVPVVTVFHGGPEAQSRPNLSTFTQFLAVEMGMAVLVPNVRGSEGYGKAFRAMDDGVKREQSLADIGATLDYIASRPELDASRVGVFGGSYGGYMVLASAAFYPERFRAAVDVVGISSLPTFLQNTQAYRRDLRRVEYGDERDPEVRKVQERISPLNSVERIKAALFVQQGANDPRVPQSEAEQIVKAVRGRGADVWYMLALDEGHGFGKKANRDTITMATFLFLEKHLGAPAGSSGR